One Cryobacterium roopkundense genomic region harbors:
- a CDS encoding hemolysin family protein, translating into MVIGWFLAAAIFLIAFAGLMAAVDAAITAQSRADIAGLVETSRAKRSLRAIAGDTGAHLNAINFMRIIAETTAAVLVTLVFATTIDRLWLALLLSAFIMTAVSFVLVGASPRSVGRAHPITLLRASALLVHFVRVLLGPIANALVALGNRVTPGRSRLATFTSEDQLLSMVDEATELDVIEEADRELIHSIFEFNETVVREVMIPRTDMITIEATATIDAAMGLFLSSGTSRVPVVDGEVDDVTGILYLRDVARLIYERPANVETLTVSELARGAVYVPESKKADATLRQMQAESNHLAMVVDEYGGIAGLVTLEDLIEELVGDISDEYDRESIEVEDLGEGHFRVSARLPVDELGELFDLELDDDDVDSVGGLLAKALGRLPIAGSVAGVSGLILTAERTEGRRKRISTVLVERDEALIDAQTAFLGVSDDEGASGHDQHK; encoded by the coding sequence CCGGGTTGATGGCTGCCGTCGACGCGGCCATCACCGCGCAGTCCAGAGCGGATATCGCTGGGCTCGTGGAGACCTCGCGGGCGAAAAGGTCTCTGCGCGCGATCGCGGGGGACACCGGTGCGCACCTGAACGCTATCAATTTCATGCGCATCATCGCCGAGACTACGGCAGCGGTGCTCGTGACCCTCGTCTTCGCCACGACGATCGACCGCCTGTGGCTGGCCCTCCTGCTGTCGGCGTTCATCATGACGGCCGTGTCGTTCGTGCTTGTGGGCGCGAGTCCCCGCAGCGTCGGCCGGGCGCATCCCATCACCCTGCTGCGGGCCAGCGCCCTGCTCGTGCACTTCGTGCGAGTACTTCTCGGACCTATCGCCAATGCCCTCGTCGCGCTGGGCAATCGGGTCACGCCGGGGCGGAGTCGCCTCGCAACGTTCACCTCCGAAGATCAGCTGCTCAGCATGGTCGACGAAGCCACGGAGCTCGACGTGATCGAGGAGGCGGATCGCGAACTGATCCACTCCATCTTCGAGTTCAACGAGACAGTCGTGCGCGAGGTGATGATTCCGCGCACGGACATGATCACCATCGAGGCCACCGCCACGATCGATGCGGCCATGGGCCTGTTCCTGAGCTCAGGCACGTCGCGCGTGCCCGTCGTAGACGGCGAGGTCGACGATGTCACCGGCATCCTCTATCTCCGGGACGTCGCCCGGCTCATCTACGAGCGTCCGGCGAATGTCGAAACGCTCACGGTGTCCGAACTCGCGCGAGGGGCCGTGTACGTGCCCGAATCGAAGAAGGCCGATGCGACTCTGCGGCAGATGCAGGCCGAGTCGAATCACCTCGCCATGGTCGTCGACGAGTACGGCGGAATCGCTGGGCTTGTGACCCTGGAGGACCTGATTGAGGAACTTGTCGGTGATATCTCCGACGAGTACGACCGGGAATCGATCGAAGTCGAAGATCTCGGCGAGGGACATTTTCGTGTCAGTGCACGTTTGCCCGTCGATGAACTGGGAGAATTGTTTGACCTCGAACTCGACGACGACGACGTCGACTCCGTGGGCGGCCTCCTGGCCAAGGCCCTGGGCCGTCTCCCGATTGCCGGGTCGGTGGCGGGGGTCAGCGGGTTGATCCTCACCGCTGAGCGAACCGAGGGTCGACGCAAGCGCATCAGCACGGTGCTGGTGGAACGAGACGAAGCATTGATTGACGCGCAGACGGCATTCCTTGGAGTGTCGGACGATGAAGGAGCAAGTGGCCATGACCAGCACAAGTGA
- the era gene encoding GTPase Era: MTSTSENRADVYRAGFVSFVGRPNVGKSTLTNALVGEKVAITSSKPQTTRRAIRGIVHQKNGQLILVDTPGIHKPRTLLGERLNSLVTATLAGVDVIGLCIPANEPIGPGDKFINEQLDAFPRARKVAIVTKIDASSKTNVANQLLAVSQLRDWEAIVPISSTSRIQLDTLAIELLRLLPTSDAPLYPADTVTDETLESRISEYIREAALEGVTDELPHSIAVTIDDIIERDDQELVEIYANLFVERDSQKGIIIGKSGSRLKDVGIRARKEIEPLVGKRVFLSLRVKVAKEWQRDPKQLGRLGF; the protein is encoded by the coding sequence ATGACCAGCACAAGTGAAAACCGAGCCGACGTGTATCGCGCCGGATTCGTGTCTTTCGTGGGACGCCCCAATGTGGGCAAGTCCACGCTCACGAATGCCCTCGTCGGTGAGAAGGTCGCCATCACATCGTCGAAGCCGCAGACGACGCGCCGGGCCATTCGCGGAATTGTGCACCAGAAGAACGGCCAATTGATCCTCGTGGACACCCCGGGAATCCACAAGCCTCGCACGCTGCTCGGCGAACGGTTGAACAGCCTGGTGACGGCCACCCTGGCGGGCGTCGACGTGATTGGGCTCTGCATCCCCGCCAACGAGCCCATTGGCCCGGGCGACAAGTTCATCAACGAGCAGTTGGATGCCTTCCCCCGTGCGCGCAAGGTCGCGATCGTTACGAAGATCGACGCGTCATCGAAGACGAATGTGGCCAACCAACTGCTGGCCGTGTCACAGCTGCGCGATTGGGAGGCGATCGTTCCGATCTCGTCGACCAGTCGCATCCAGCTGGACACTCTAGCGATCGAGCTGCTCAGGCTGCTGCCGACCTCGGATGCTCCGCTATACCCCGCTGATACGGTGACCGATGAGACACTCGAATCGCGCATCTCCGAGTACATTCGCGAAGCGGCCCTCGAAGGCGTCACCGACGAACTTCCGCACTCGATCGCGGTGACCATCGACGACATCATTGAGCGGGACGACCAGGAACTCGTGGAGATTTATGCCAACCTGTTCGTGGAGCGAGACAGTCAGAAGGGCATCATCATCGGCAAGTCCGGCAGCCGCCTCAAGGACGTCGGCATACGTGCCCGCAAGGAGATCGAACCGCTCGTGGGCAAACGGGTATTCCTGTCTCTTCGGGTCAAGGTCGCCAAGGAATGGCAGCGCGACCCCAAACAGCTGGGGCGGCTCGGCTTCTGA
- the leuA gene encoding 2-isopropylmalate synthase, producing the protein MKNNQTASNLPVHRYRPYHEQFGIDLADRTWPSKHITEAPRWCAVDLRDGNQALIDPMSPERKRIMFDLLVRIGYKEIEVGFPSASQTDFDFVRSLIDEDAIPDDVTIQVLTQAREALIARTYESIKGAKQAIVHLYNSTSVLQREVVFREDKQGIIDLALFGARTCRAMEATVPGTTVYYEYSPESFTGTELEFAVDVANQVIEIFEPTPERKVIINLPATVEMATPNVYADSIEWMSRHLAHRENVILSLHPHNDRGTAIAAAELGYLAGADRIEGCLFGNGERTGNVDLVALGVNLFTQGVDPQIDFSNIDEIKRTAEYCNQLPVPERSPWAGDLVFTAFSGSHQDAIKKGFEAMDADAAKQGCSVADLVWAVPYLPIDPKDLGRSYEAVIRVNSQSGKGGVAYLLKTDHSLDLPRKLQIEFSGVVQTKTDSEGGEVTSAQIWDIFNDEYLPASIKTPDAKWGRFELFSTRTSSDLAGHVALTVDLRDGDSVATCHGEGNGPINAFLTLMAERGIEITLYDYVEHALSAGGDAQAAAYVELDVNGKRFWGVGIDADISTASLKSVVSAVNRGIRSEVGDRELSVV; encoded by the coding sequence ATGAAGAACAATCAGACCGCATCCAACCTGCCGGTGCACCGCTACCGTCCGTACCACGAGCAGTTTGGCATCGACCTCGCCGACCGCACTTGGCCGTCCAAGCACATTACAGAAGCTCCGCGCTGGTGCGCTGTCGATCTGCGTGACGGCAACCAGGCCCTCATCGACCCGATGAGCCCCGAGCGCAAGCGCATTATGTTCGACCTGCTGGTGCGTATCGGCTACAAGGAAATCGAAGTGGGCTTTCCGTCCGCCAGCCAGACGGACTTCGATTTCGTACGCAGCCTCATCGATGAGGACGCCATTCCGGATGACGTCACGATTCAGGTGTTGACGCAGGCCAGGGAAGCCCTCATCGCGCGCACGTACGAATCCATCAAGGGCGCCAAGCAGGCCATCGTGCACCTCTACAACTCCACGAGCGTGCTCCAGCGTGAAGTCGTCTTCCGCGAAGACAAGCAGGGCATCATCGACCTGGCCCTGTTCGGTGCGCGCACCTGCCGGGCCATGGAAGCCACCGTGCCAGGCACCACCGTGTATTACGAGTACTCGCCGGAGAGCTTCACGGGCACCGAACTCGAATTCGCCGTCGACGTGGCCAACCAGGTGATCGAGATCTTCGAGCCCACCCCGGAGCGCAAGGTCATCATCAACCTGCCGGCCACGGTCGAAATGGCCACGCCCAATGTGTACGCCGACTCGATCGAGTGGATGTCCCGCCACCTCGCGCATCGTGAAAACGTCATCCTGTCCCTGCACCCGCACAATGACCGGGGAACCGCCATTGCGGCGGCCGAATTGGGCTATCTGGCCGGTGCCGACCGCATCGAAGGCTGCCTGTTCGGCAACGGGGAGCGCACCGGAAACGTCGATCTCGTCGCACTCGGAGTCAACCTGTTCACACAGGGTGTTGACCCGCAGATCGACTTCAGCAACATCGACGAGATCAAGCGCACCGCCGAGTATTGCAATCAGCTCCCCGTTCCCGAGCGCAGCCCCTGGGCAGGCGACCTGGTCTTCACCGCATTCAGCGGTTCCCACCAGGACGCCATCAAGAAGGGCTTCGAAGCGATGGACGCGGATGCGGCCAAGCAGGGATGCTCTGTCGCCGACCTGGTCTGGGCGGTTCCGTACCTGCCGATCGACCCGAAGGATCTCGGCCGAAGCTACGAGGCCGTCATCCGGGTGAATTCCCAGTCCGGCAAGGGCGGTGTCGCGTACCTGCTCAAGACCGACCACTCCCTTGACCTCCCTCGCAAGCTGCAGATCGAGTTTTCGGGAGTCGTGCAGACGAAGACTGACAGCGAAGGCGGCGAGGTCACGAGCGCCCAGATCTGGGACATCTTCAACGACGAGTATCTGCCGGCTAGCATCAAGACTCCGGACGCCAAATGGGGCCGCTTTGAGCTGTTCTCGACGCGCACCTCAAGCGACCTGGCGGGGCACGTTGCCCTCACTGTGGACCTGCGCGACGGTGACAGCGTGGCAACGTGCCACGGCGAAGGGAACGGCCCGATCAACGCGTTCCTTACGCTGATGGCCGAGCGCGGCATCGAGATCACCCTCTACGACTACGTGGAGCACGCCCTGTCCGCCGGTGGGGACGCTCAAGCGGCCGCCTACGTCGAACTCGACGTGAACGGCAAGCGCTTCTGGGGAGTCGGTATCGACGCGGACATTTCGACAGCGTCGCTCAAGTCGGTTGTTTCGGCCGTGAACCGTGGCATCCGTTCCGAAGTGGGCGACCGCGAACTCAGCGTCGTCTGA
- the recO gene encoding DNA repair protein RecO: MPVYRDEAVVLRTHKLGEADRIVTLLTRTHGKVRAVAKGVRRTGSKFGARLEPFMVADVQLYEGRSLDIITQAESLGSYGALITADYDSYTAASVMVETADKLTESEGSLQQYLLLVGALRSLSRREHGPSLTLDSYLLRAVSMAGWAPSFQDCARCGAVGDHSAVVVQLGGVVCDDCAAPGSPRLDVATITLLSALLTGDWEHAQSAPAKTQAQAGGIVAAYTQWHLGRGLRSLEHVAR, encoded by the coding sequence GTGCCTGTTTACCGTGATGAAGCCGTCGTGCTCCGAACCCACAAGCTGGGTGAGGCCGACCGGATCGTCACCCTGCTCACCCGCACGCACGGCAAGGTTCGGGCCGTGGCCAAGGGCGTTCGGCGGACCGGGAGCAAGTTCGGCGCGAGGCTCGAACCTTTCATGGTCGCTGACGTGCAGCTCTATGAGGGGCGCAGCCTCGACATCATCACCCAGGCGGAGTCCCTCGGGTCGTACGGCGCTCTGATCACCGCGGACTACGACAGTTACACGGCGGCGAGCGTCATGGTGGAGACCGCGGACAAGCTCACGGAGTCCGAGGGATCCCTGCAGCAATACCTCCTGCTCGTCGGCGCGCTTCGATCACTGTCACGCCGCGAACATGGCCCGAGCCTGACTCTCGACTCGTACCTGCTGCGCGCGGTGTCCATGGCGGGCTGGGCACCCAGTTTTCAGGATTGCGCCCGCTGCGGCGCCGTGGGCGACCACTCGGCCGTCGTTGTGCAGCTGGGAGGCGTGGTGTGTGATGACTGCGCCGCCCCCGGCTCGCCCCGGCTCGATGTTGCCACCATCACACTGCTGAGTGCGCTGCTGACCGGCGATTGGGAACATGCGCAGTCCGCACCCGCGAAGACTCAGGCCCAAGCCGGCGGCATCGTCGCGGCATACACCCAGTGGCACCTCGGCAGAGGGCTGCGCTCCCTGGAACACGTGGCCAGATGA
- a CDS encoding isoprenyl transferase translates to MTQTNPPARRGFLRKPGAKTPYTHKDAVAFKPLDWTGVYPPSIPAKAVPEHVAIVMDGNGRWANARGLTRIEGHKAGEASLLDVVAGAIQLGVTHLSVYAFSTENWKRSPEEVRFLMGFNRDVLHRRRDQLNDWGVRVRWAGRKPRLWTSVINELLYAEQLTAGNTVLTLTMCVNYGGRTEIADAVRELAEEVAAGRLKPSGITEKAIQRHLYTSDLPDVDLFVRSSGEQRTSNFLLWQSAYAEMVFLDTLWPDFTRVDLWHAIELYASRNRRYGGAVDAPTA, encoded by the coding sequence ATGACACAGACCAACCCCCCCGCCCGGCGCGGCTTCCTGCGCAAACCCGGCGCGAAGACCCCCTACACGCATAAAGATGCCGTGGCCTTCAAACCCCTCGACTGGACCGGCGTCTACCCGCCGAGTATCCCAGCGAAGGCCGTTCCGGAGCATGTCGCGATCGTCATGGACGGTAACGGACGCTGGGCGAACGCCCGGGGGCTCACCCGCATCGAAGGGCACAAGGCGGGGGAGGCCTCTCTGCTCGACGTCGTGGCGGGCGCCATCCAGCTCGGCGTTACACACCTGAGCGTCTACGCCTTCTCGACCGAGAACTGGAAGCGCTCGCCCGAAGAGGTTCGCTTCCTGATGGGATTCAACCGCGACGTTCTGCACCGCCGCCGCGATCAGTTGAACGACTGGGGCGTGCGCGTGCGGTGGGCGGGCCGCAAGCCGCGACTGTGGACATCCGTCATCAATGAGCTGCTCTACGCCGAGCAGCTCACCGCGGGCAACACCGTGCTCACCCTCACCATGTGCGTCAACTACGGTGGTCGCACGGAGATAGCGGATGCCGTGCGCGAGCTCGCCGAGGAGGTGGCGGCCGGCAGGCTGAAGCCGTCCGGAATCACCGAGAAGGCCATTCAACGGCACCTCTACACGAGCGACCTGCCCGACGTCGATCTCTTCGTGCGCAGCTCGGGCGAGCAGCGCACCAGTAACTTCCTGCTCTGGCAGAGCGCCTACGCCGAGATGGTCTTTCTCGACACGCTCTGGCCGGATTTCACCCGGGTTGACCTCTGGCACGCGATCGAACTGTACGCCTCGCGCAACCGCCGCTACGGCGGCGCTGTCGACGCCCCCACCGCCTGA
- a CDS encoding DsbA family oxidoreductase, whose translation MTEPTTGTDTIKVDIWSDVQCPWCYIGKRKFEAGVAAFGGNVQVEYHSFELSPDTPVDYAGTPVQYLSEKKGMPLAEVEQMLERVTGIAESVGLHYDYDSVHQTNTVISHELLHYAKAHGRQLDMKERLLKAYFVEGKHVGRIEDLADLAADIGLDRADVVRALTAHEFLADVKADVAQATEYGIQGVPFFVIDGRYGISGAQDPDTFAQALNQVRTEKSEEKIA comes from the coding sequence GTGACCGAACCGACCACTGGCACCGACACCATCAAGGTAGACATCTGGTCCGATGTGCAGTGCCCCTGGTGCTACATCGGCAAGCGAAAATTCGAGGCCGGAGTCGCTGCCTTCGGCGGCAACGTCCAGGTCGAGTACCACAGCTTCGAGCTGAGCCCGGATACCCCTGTCGACTACGCGGGCACGCCCGTGCAGTACCTCAGCGAGAAGAAGGGTATGCCACTCGCCGAGGTCGAGCAGATGCTCGAACGTGTCACCGGCATCGCCGAGAGCGTCGGCCTGCACTACGACTACGACTCCGTGCACCAGACGAACACAGTCATCTCCCACGAGCTGCTGCACTACGCCAAGGCACATGGACGACAGCTCGACATGAAGGAGCGGCTGCTCAAGGCGTACTTCGTCGAAGGCAAGCACGTGGGCCGCATCGAGGACCTCGCCGACCTCGCGGCCGACATCGGCCTCGACCGCGCCGACGTGGTGCGAGCCCTCACCGCCCACGAGTTTCTCGCGGACGTGAAAGCAGATGTCGCCCAGGCCACCGAATACGGCATCCAGGGTGTTCCGTTCTTCGTGATCGACGGGCGCTACGGCATCTCCGGGGCGCAGGATCCTGATACGTTTGCCCAAGCTTTGAACCAGGTACGCACCGAAAAGTCTGAGGAGAAAATCGCATGA
- the dusB gene encoding tRNA dihydrouridine synthase DusB, producing MTLTLPTPAPLKIGPLTLDVPVVLAPMAGITNTAFRRLCREFGAGLYVSEMITSRALVERTRESMRLITHHPSETTRSIQLYGVDPKTVSEAVTMLVAEDRADHIDLNFGCPVPKVTRKGGGAALPWKLGLFRQIVEAAVDAAGAVPVTVKMRKGIDSDHLTYLEAGKAAEGAGVASIALHARTAAEFYSGHADWSAIEKLKSTVTGTPILGNGDIWSAEDALRMVAETGCDGVVVGRGCLGRPWLFGDLAAAFRGDRSPGSASVKNEPNLGRVCATFRRHAELLTEFFESEERACRDIRKHVAWYFKGYPVGGDLRARLAAVESLAMLDDLLGTLDWDQPYPGDGAEGPRGRAGSPKKPSLPERWLDSQDLAGTERLNLTEGEGDTSGG from the coding sequence ATGACTCTTACACTTCCGACCCCCGCGCCGCTCAAGATCGGGCCTCTCACACTCGACGTTCCGGTCGTGCTCGCGCCGATGGCCGGCATTACCAACACCGCCTTTCGTCGGCTCTGCCGCGAATTCGGCGCCGGTCTCTACGTGAGCGAGATGATCACGTCCCGGGCCCTCGTTGAACGCACGCGCGAATCCATGCGACTCATCACGCACCATCCCAGCGAGACCACCCGGTCTATTCAGCTCTACGGGGTGGATCCCAAGACCGTCTCCGAGGCCGTCACCATGCTCGTGGCCGAGGACCGTGCCGATCACATCGACCTCAACTTCGGCTGCCCGGTACCCAAGGTCACACGCAAGGGCGGAGGCGCGGCGCTGCCGTGGAAACTTGGTCTGTTCCGTCAGATCGTCGAAGCGGCCGTCGATGCCGCCGGCGCGGTTCCGGTAACCGTGAAGATGCGCAAGGGAATTGACTCGGACCACCTCACGTACCTCGAAGCAGGCAAGGCCGCGGAGGGTGCTGGGGTTGCCTCCATCGCCCTGCACGCGCGCACCGCCGCCGAGTTCTATTCCGGCCACGCCGACTGGTCGGCCATCGAGAAGCTCAAGAGCACCGTCACCGGCACGCCCATCCTCGGCAACGGCGACATCTGGTCGGCGGAGGACGCCCTGCGCATGGTCGCAGAGACCGGATGCGACGGCGTCGTTGTCGGGCGCGGCTGCCTGGGCCGTCCGTGGCTGTTCGGCGACCTCGCCGCGGCCTTCCGCGGCGACAGGTCGCCAGGCTCAGCGAGCGTAAAGAATGAGCCCAACCTCGGCCGGGTTTGCGCGACCTTCCGTCGGCACGCCGAGCTGCTCACCGAATTCTTCGAGAGTGAAGAGCGTGCCTGCCGCGACATCCGTAAGCACGTCGCCTGGTATTTCAAGGGATACCCGGTGGGCGGCGACCTGCGGGCACGACTCGCCGCCGTCGAATCCCTCGCGATGCTCGACGACCTGCTCGGAACCCTCGACTGGGACCAGCCGTACCCGGGCGACGGCGCCGAGGGGCCGCGCGGACGAGCCGGATCACCGAAGAAGCCGAGCCTGCCCGAACGCTGGCTCGACTCTCAGGATCTCGCCGGAACCGAACGACTGAATCTCACCGAGGGCGAAGGGGACACCAGCGGTGGTTAG
- a CDS encoding deoxyguanosinetriphosphate triphosphohydrolase produces MVSTGEYRTTAYSEHDEDRWFPEEHYSRRSDFARDRARLLHSSALRRLAAKTQVLSPTAGLDFARNRLTHSLEVAQVGRELAHRLNVNPDVVDTACLAHDIGHPPFGHNGEKALNTWSLDIGGFEGNAQTLRLLTRLEPKVFGPDGQSYGLNLTRASLDASCKYPWPESSSVRDPSGRAKFGFYEDDIAAFEWLRQGAPDRQLCIEAEIMDLSDDIAYSVHDFEDAVVNGYVDVALLGSRANHDDLLAAMSEWIGDELSENDLLKAFNRLDSLDVWLSEWSGGRRDQGRLKNLSSQLIGRFSGAAVRATRLAYPGEAFIRFGAHVVVPRETQAEIAVLKGIVAAFVMTRNTRKPIYIQQRQVLTLLADTLLASGDEHLDPGFSEDWAAARDDGARKRVVVDQVASLTDQSALAWYERLVQG; encoded by the coding sequence GTGGTTAGCACAGGCGAGTACCGAACAACGGCGTACAGCGAACACGATGAGGATCGCTGGTTCCCCGAGGAGCACTACTCGCGGCGCAGCGACTTCGCCCGGGATCGCGCCCGGCTGCTGCATTCCAGCGCACTGCGCCGGCTGGCGGCCAAAACACAGGTGCTGAGCCCGACGGCCGGGCTGGACTTCGCCCGAAATCGGCTGACTCACTCCCTCGAGGTGGCGCAGGTCGGCCGGGAATTGGCTCATCGGCTGAACGTAAACCCCGATGTGGTCGACACCGCCTGCCTCGCGCACGACATCGGGCATCCGCCGTTTGGCCATAACGGGGAAAAGGCGCTCAACACGTGGTCGCTCGATATCGGGGGTTTCGAGGGCAACGCGCAGACGCTGCGCCTGCTCACCCGTCTCGAGCCCAAGGTGTTCGGGCCGGACGGCCAGAGCTACGGGCTCAACCTCACCCGTGCCAGCCTCGATGCCAGCTGCAAGTACCCCTGGCCAGAGAGTTCGTCGGTGCGTGACCCGAGCGGCCGGGCGAAATTCGGCTTCTACGAAGACGACATCGCCGCCTTCGAGTGGTTGCGGCAGGGAGCTCCGGATCGGCAGCTGTGCATCGAGGCGGAGATCATGGATCTCTCCGACGACATCGCCTACTCGGTTCACGACTTCGAAGACGCCGTCGTGAACGGTTACGTCGACGTGGCGCTGCTTGGCAGTCGCGCGAACCACGACGACCTGCTTGCCGCCATGTCGGAATGGATCGGCGACGAGCTCTCCGAGAACGACCTGCTGAAGGCCTTCAACCGTCTGGACTCCCTCGATGTGTGGCTGTCAGAGTGGTCCGGCGGGCGCCGCGACCAGGGGCGCCTCAAGAACCTCAGCAGCCAGTTGATCGGTCGCTTCAGCGGAGCTGCCGTGCGGGCCACGCGGCTGGCTTACCCCGGTGAGGCCTTCATCCGCTTCGGCGCGCACGTCGTAGTGCCACGGGAGACCCAAGCCGAGATCGCCGTGCTGAAGGGCATCGTGGCGGCATTTGTGATGACAAGGAACACCCGCAAGCCCATTTACATCCAGCAGCGCCAAGTGCTCACACTGTTAGCTGACACGCTGCTCGCGAGCGGGGACGAGCACCTCGACCCCGGCTTCAGCGAGGACTGGGCCGCTGCGCGCGACGACGGCGCCCGCAAGCGGGTCGTCGTTGACCAGGTCGCGAGCCTCACCGACCAGTCGGCGCTCGCCTGGTACGAGCGCCTGGTGCAGGGCTAG
- the dnaG gene encoding DNA primase has translation MAGLIRQGDIEEVKARTNIADIVGDYVQLKSAGVGSMKGLCPFHDERTPSFHVRPQVGFYHCFGCGESGDVYSFLQKMDHVTFSEAVERLAGRVGLELHYEDGGGAAPDHGNRARLLAANQAAAEFFVDRLGSPDAQVGRDFLGGRGFDAQAAAHFGVGFAPKSWDELTKHLRAKGFTTEELTLSGLVSSGDRGVYDRFRGRLVWPIRDITGQTIGFGARKLLDDDKGPKYLNTPESPVYHKAQVLYGLDLAKRDISRNHQVVVVEGYTDVMACHLAGVTTAVATCGTSFGVDHIKVLRRVMGDDSGVGEVVFTFDPDAAGQKAAMRAFSEEQRFSAQTFVAVAPEGFDPCDLRLHRGDDAVRRLVDSKKPMFEFMIRQLLGQYNLETVEGRIGALRAAAPIVGDIRDPALRPGYTRELARMLGVDLGEVRKAVSTAQGRSRVPETPGKHALSADDVPAEMPFSLLELPTDPVTRMERDGLMAMLQHPTLVGTDLIARAVQTSFSNSSLAIARDAIAASLTHAGGPEWLDQIFAAVPESLSNLVKQLAMAPLPERPGREVTKYVRDVTIALIEKDLLRQNAELRGRLQRTDATNREVYVTLQREIMRVEAERRGLRDE, from the coding sequence ATGGCTGGACTGATTCGACAGGGTGACATCGAAGAGGTCAAGGCCCGCACCAACATTGCGGACATCGTGGGCGACTACGTGCAGCTGAAATCGGCCGGCGTGGGATCGATGAAAGGGCTCTGCCCCTTCCACGACGAGCGCACGCCGAGCTTTCATGTGCGGCCTCAGGTCGGTTTCTACCACTGCTTCGGCTGCGGCGAGAGCGGGGACGTGTACTCGTTCCTGCAGAAGATGGACCACGTAACGTTCAGCGAGGCCGTGGAGCGCCTCGCCGGCCGCGTGGGCCTCGAGTTGCACTACGAGGACGGCGGGGGAGCGGCTCCCGACCACGGCAACCGCGCCAGACTTCTCGCTGCCAACCAGGCGGCCGCCGAGTTCTTCGTGGATCGGCTCGGCAGCCCCGACGCGCAGGTGGGGCGTGACTTTCTCGGCGGGCGAGGCTTTGACGCGCAGGCCGCGGCGCATTTCGGCGTGGGGTTCGCCCCCAAGAGCTGGGACGAGCTCACCAAGCACCTGCGTGCTAAGGGCTTCACGACTGAGGAGCTGACCCTCTCGGGTCTGGTTTCGAGCGGCGACCGCGGCGTGTACGACCGTTTCAGGGGCCGGCTCGTGTGGCCCATTCGCGACATCACCGGCCAGACGATCGGCTTTGGGGCGCGCAAACTGCTCGATGACGACAAGGGCCCGAAGTACCTGAACACACCGGAGTCTCCGGTGTACCACAAGGCACAGGTGCTCTATGGGCTTGACCTCGCGAAGCGAGACATTTCCCGCAACCACCAGGTCGTCGTCGTCGAGGGCTACACCGACGTGATGGCCTGCCACCTGGCCGGTGTCACGACGGCGGTCGCCACCTGCGGCACCTCGTTTGGCGTGGACCACATCAAGGTTCTGCGCCGCGTGATGGGAGATGACTCCGGCGTCGGAGAGGTCGTTTTCACCTTCGACCCTGATGCGGCGGGACAGAAAGCGGCCATGCGCGCGTTCAGCGAGGAGCAGCGCTTCAGCGCGCAGACCTTCGTCGCGGTGGCCCCGGAAGGGTTCGACCCCTGCGACCTGCGCCTGCATCGCGGTGACGATGCCGTGCGGCGGCTGGTCGATTCCAAGAAGCCGATGTTCGAGTTCATGATTCGCCAGTTGCTCGGCCAGTACAACCTCGAAACTGTCGAGGGGCGAATCGGTGCTCTCCGAGCGGCGGCTCCCATCGTCGGTGATATTCGTGACCCTGCCCTGCGACCGGGCTACACCCGCGAGTTGGCCCGCATGCTGGGCGTCGACCTGGGCGAGGTGCGCAAAGCCGTCTCAACGGCCCAGGGTCGTTCCCGCGTGCCAGAGACGCCGGGGAAGCATGCCCTCTCGGCCGACGACGTTCCTGCCGAGATGCCGTTCTCCCTTCTGGAACTGCCGACCGATCCCGTCACCCGGATGGAACGCGACGGGCTGATGGCCATGCTGCAGCATCCCACCCTCGTGGGAACCGACCTCATCGCCAGGGCCGTGCAGACGAGCTTCTCCAATTCCAGCTTGGCGATCGCGCGCGACGCGATCGCCGCGAGTCTGACACACGCCGGAGGACCGGAGTGGCTCGACCAGATTTTCGCGGCAGTTCCGGAATCACTTTCCAACCTCGTGAAACAGTTGGCCATGGCACCGCTGCCCGAGCGACCGGGGCGCGAAGTCACGAAGTACGTGCGTGACGTCACCATCGCGTTGATCGAGAAAGACCTGTTGCGCCAGAACGCCGAACTGCGTGGACGATTGCAACGAACGGATGCCACCAACCGCGAGGTCTACGTGACCTTGCAACGGGAGATCATGCGTGTCGAGGCCGAGCGCCGCGGCCTCCGGGACGAATAA